A single Tenacibaculum sp. Bg11-29 DNA region contains:
- the polA gene encoding DNA polymerase I, which yields MADQKRLFLLDAFALIFRGYYAFIKNPRINSKGMDVSAILGFTNSLLDVIKRERPDHLAVCFDRGGSVARKDAFPEYKANRQETPEAIKIAVPYIEEILKAMNIPAIIKTGYEADDIIGTLAKKAEKEGYKTFMVTPDKDFAQLVSENIFMYRPRFGGGYETWGIPEVQEKFGVERPEQVIDFLGMMGDAVDNIPGLPGVGEKTAKKFLAQYGSMENLLANTADLKGKMKEKVEANAELGILSKELATIMLDVPVEFNQEDFEMCQPNVEATKEIFAELEFRRLIDNFLKTFGATTEVKVEKNDTSGATEKPTIKPKPTSDSSTVGQFDLFAAPGTGTITEKEIISGFKTIENTKHFYQHINSPLSRKLLLKKLMQQKSVCFDTETTGLKALEVELIGVSFSWEIGKGYYVSFPEDQEEAKTILEEFREFFETPTIEKIGHNLKYDIKVLSNYNMSVKGKLFDTMIAHYLINPDMRHGMDVLAETYLNYQPVAITELIGKKGKNQLSMRSVDIAKQTEYAVEDADITLQLKEHFTKELESGNVTKLFNEIETPLVAVLTAMEIEGINLNVPFLKELSVDLVSDIERLEKNIYEQAGEEFNIASPKQLGIVLFENMKLVEKPKKTKTGQYSTAEDVLSFLAKDHQIIRDIQEYRQYKKLQSTYVDALPNEVNTKTGRVHTAYAQAVAATGRLSSNNPNLQNIPIRTKRGQEVRKAFIPRDENHVLLAADYSQIELRIIAALSNEETMIEAFKNGEDIHASTAAKVFDVPLNEVTREQRSNAKTVNFGIVYGVSAFGLSNQTDLSRKEAKALIDTYYETYPKLRSYMAAQVDFARENGYVETVLNRRRYLKNINSQNAIVRGAAERNAVNAPIQGSAADIIKLAMINIYNRFETEGFKSKMLLQVHDELVFDAHKDELEIIKPIIKQEMENAFKMAVPLDVEMGIGQNWLEAH from the coding sequence ATGGCAGACCAAAAAAGACTTTTTCTACTAGATGCTTTCGCTTTAATTTTTAGAGGATATTACGCTTTTATCAAAAATCCGAGAATTAATTCAAAAGGAATGGATGTTTCCGCAATTTTGGGTTTCACAAATTCATTATTAGATGTTATAAAACGTGAACGTCCTGATCATTTAGCCGTTTGTTTTGATCGAGGTGGATCTGTTGCTAGAAAAGATGCTTTTCCTGAATATAAAGCGAACAGACAAGAAACGCCAGAAGCAATTAAAATTGCGGTTCCGTATATCGAAGAAATTTTAAAAGCAATGAATATTCCTGCTATTATAAAAACAGGATATGAAGCTGATGATATTATTGGAACTTTAGCTAAAAAAGCAGAAAAGGAAGGTTATAAAACTTTTATGGTAACTCCTGATAAGGATTTTGCCCAGTTAGTTTCTGAAAACATTTTTATGTACCGACCACGTTTTGGTGGTGGTTATGAAACTTGGGGGATACCTGAAGTACAAGAGAAGTTTGGCGTAGAAAGGCCTGAACAGGTTATTGATTTTTTAGGAATGATGGGAGATGCTGTGGATAATATTCCTGGATTACCTGGTGTTGGAGAAAAAACTGCAAAGAAATTTTTAGCCCAATATGGTTCTATGGAGAATCTGCTAGCAAACACCGCGGATTTAAAAGGAAAAATGAAAGAAAAAGTAGAGGCAAATGCTGAACTTGGAATTTTATCAAAAGAATTAGCTACTATAATGCTTGATGTTCCTGTTGAGTTTAATCAAGAAGACTTTGAAATGTGCCAACCAAATGTTGAAGCTACCAAAGAGATTTTTGCTGAATTGGAGTTTCGTCGTTTAATTGACAATTTCTTAAAAACATTTGGAGCTACGACAGAAGTAAAAGTAGAAAAAAATGATACTTCGGGTGCCACAGAAAAACCTACAATTAAACCAAAACCAACTTCTGATTCTAGTACTGTAGGACAGTTTGATCTATTCGCCGCTCCAGGAACTGGAACAATTACAGAAAAAGAGATTATTTCAGGATTTAAAACTATAGAAAACACCAAACATTTTTATCAACATATAAATTCACCTTTATCTCGAAAGTTATTATTAAAAAAATTAATGCAACAGAAATCTGTTTGTTTTGATACGGAAACGACAGGTTTAAAAGCTTTAGAGGTTGAATTAATCGGGGTTTCTTTTTCTTGGGAAATAGGTAAAGGATATTATGTCTCTTTTCCAGAAGATCAAGAAGAGGCTAAAACTATTTTAGAAGAATTTCGTGAATTTTTTGAAACACCAACAATTGAAAAAATTGGTCATAATTTAAAATATGATATTAAAGTTTTATCAAATTATAATATGTCTGTAAAGGGTAAGTTATTTGATACCATGATTGCGCATTATTTGATAAACCCAGATATGCGTCACGGAATGGATGTTTTAGCTGAAACCTATTTAAATTACCAACCAGTTGCTATAACTGAATTGATTGGTAAAAAAGGTAAAAATCAACTTTCTATGAGGAGTGTTGATATTGCGAAACAAACGGAATATGCCGTTGAAGATGCAGATATCACATTGCAATTGAAAGAACATTTCACAAAAGAATTAGAGAGCGGAAATGTTACCAAATTATTTAATGAAATTGAAACTCCGTTAGTAGCTGTTTTAACTGCTATGGAAATTGAAGGTATTAACTTAAATGTACCTTTCTTAAAAGAACTTTCTGTTGATTTAGTTAGCGATATTGAACGTTTAGAAAAAAATATTTACGAACAAGCTGGTGAAGAATTTAATATTGCTTCTCCAAAACAATTAGGTATTGTTTTGTTTGAAAATATGAAATTGGTTGAAAAGCCTAAGAAAACGAAAACAGGTCAATATTCAACTGCCGAAGATGTACTTTCATTTTTAGCAAAAGATCATCAAATTATTAGAGATATTCAAGAGTATCGTCAATATAAAAAACTACAAAGCACTTATGTAGATGCTTTACCAAATGAAGTAAATACTAAAACAGGACGTGTTCACACTGCATACGCACAAGCAGTTGCTGCTACCGGAAGATTAAGTTCTAACAACCCGAATTTACAGAATATCCCTATTCGTACAAAACGAGGTCAGGAAGTTAGAAAAGCGTTTATTCCTCGTGATGAAAATCATGTATTGTTGGCTGCCGATTATTCTCAAATAGAATTGCGAATTATAGCAGCACTAAGTAATGAAGAAACAATGATTGAGGCTTTTAAAAACGGTGAAGACATTCACGCTTCTACCGCTGCAAAAGTTTTCGATGTTCCTTTAAATGAAGTTACTCGCGAACAACGTAGTAATGCAAAAACAGTGAATTTTGGTATTGTTTATGGGGTTTCTGCCTTTGGGTTAAGTAATCAAACAGATTTATCTCGTAAAGAAGCAAAAGCGTTGATTGACACGTATTATGAAACGTACCCCAAGTTACGTAGCTACATGGCAGCACAAGTAGATTTTGCTCGTGAAAATGGTTATGTAGAAACTGTTTTAAATAGACGTAGGTATTTAAAAAACATTAATTCACAAAATGCAATTGTTCGTGGCGCTGCCGAAAGAAATGCCGTAAATGCACCAATTCAAGGTAGTGCTGCTGATATTATAAAACTAGCAATGATTAATATTTATAATCGATTTGAAACAGAAGGCTTTAAATCAAAAATGTTATTGCAAGTACATGATGAATTGGTTTTTGACGCTCACAAAGACGAACTAGAAATTATTAAGCCTATTATTAAACAAGAAATGGAAAATGCTTTTAAAATGGCTGTTCCATTAGATGTAGAAATGGGAATTGGACAAAACTGGCTAGAAGCACATTAA
- a CDS encoding DUF2723 domain-containing protein produces the protein MNEFNYKKWNTILGWFSFAVALITYTLTLEPTVSSWDCGEYISTAVKLEVGHPPGAPLFQMLGAFFAMFSNDPSQWAKMVNFMSGLASAFTILFMFWTITNLAKKMAIKNGKFSKNEAIAVLGSGLVGSLAYTFSDSFWFSAVEGEVYAMSSFLMALLFWLGLRWESEINTPRGNKWLVLISFVVGLSFGVHILSLLVIPSIVLLYFFKTYKNITLKTTAVATLISIFVLAFVFKFLFPFTLKFFSVSELFFINQIGLPYNTGTIISGLVLIALFYFGLNYTRKKNLVMTNTLVLSVLFIMIGFSSWLMLPIRANADTVINENNPSSARELLAYYNREQYGDANVFYDKYYSVSYDREQDASQPFKDDKPKYEKKDGKYIIVNKYKNIIPNYSSKHKGFIPRMVNPASEKHYKAIAGIPARSKRRPTFLENMKFMIDYQFGYMYGRYFMWNFVGRQNDVQGHLDIENGNWLSGIDFIDEMRLGSQQSLPDDIKNNKGRNKYFFLPLILGLLGLFYQSKKDKKNLYTLALFFAFTGFAIIFYTNPKPFEPRERDYAVVGSFYVFAIWIGFGVFALYDYLKDYANKRTVAIAVSVVSLITVPILMGVQNWDDHDRDDRYISQLNAQTYLESCDPNAIIFTIGDNDTFPLWYMQQVEGIRRDIKIVNTSLFQTDWYIDQMKKKTYEADPIPSQLTHDQYKYGTLDLAYHIPHPRFKDSIISIKNFMRWIESSNDATYYIDEENDVREKFYPTNRIRIPVNKENVLKTGLVAEKDTGKILDYIDITVDQQGLAKNRILMLDILNNFEWKRPIYFTGGANADEEYIWLKDYLQLDGMSYKLVPIKTSNKGKSMFDMGRIDTKKMYDNVKKWDWKTINNGKIYLDEQSKRNAISIRNNLMRLSEEFLKEGDSVNAKDVLDLSLYKMPIRDFDHYSISLGYPELYYRMGDIDKAHETVETLIDIFQQKLKYYSTFNDSDLILDNLETSLYMYQNIIQQVTKYDNDTEYGKKAFEEYVNHARLFKHLMSDEEQLPQQPHQQLDTIKP, from the coding sequence ATGAACGAATTTAACTACAAAAAATGGAATACAATTTTAGGATGGTTTTCATTTGCCGTGGCATTAATCACCTACACTCTAACACTAGAACCAACTGTTAGTTCTTGGGACTGTGGAGAATACATATCTACTGCTGTAAAATTAGAAGTTGGTCACCCACCTGGTGCCCCTCTTTTTCAAATGCTTGGTGCCTTCTTTGCAATGTTCAGTAATGATCCTAGTCAATGGGCAAAAATGGTAAACTTTATGTCTGGCTTAGCTAGTGCTTTTACTATTTTATTTATGTTTTGGACTATTACCAATTTAGCTAAAAAAATGGCTATTAAAAATGGTAAGTTCAGTAAAAATGAAGCTATTGCGGTTTTAGGTAGTGGTTTAGTTGGTTCACTAGCATACACATTTTCTGATAGTTTTTGGTTTAGTGCCGTAGAAGGTGAAGTATATGCAATGTCATCTTTTTTAATGGCATTACTATTTTGGCTAGGTTTAAGATGGGAAAGTGAAATCAACACGCCCAGAGGTAACAAATGGTTAGTGTTAATTAGTTTTGTAGTAGGACTTTCGTTTGGAGTACACATATTATCATTATTAGTTATTCCTTCAATCGTATTACTATATTTCTTCAAAACTTATAAAAACATAACTTTAAAAACAACAGCGGTAGCAACCTTAATTTCAATATTTGTTTTAGCATTTGTTTTTAAATTTTTATTTCCTTTTACACTTAAGTTTTTTAGTGTTTCTGAACTTTTTTTCATCAATCAAATAGGACTACCATATAATACAGGAACTATAATTTCTGGTTTGGTATTGATCGCTTTGTTCTATTTCGGATTAAACTACACTCGTAAAAAAAACTTAGTAATGACAAACACACTCGTTTTGTCAGTATTATTTATTATGATTGGTTTTTCTTCTTGGTTAATGCTACCTATTCGTGCAAATGCAGATACTGTTATAAACGAAAACAACCCATCAAGTGCACGTGAACTATTAGCATACTATAATCGTGAGCAGTATGGTGATGCTAATGTATTTTATGACAAATACTATTCAGTTTCTTATGACAGAGAACAAGATGCTAGCCAACCATTTAAAGATGATAAGCCAAAGTACGAGAAGAAAGATGGTAAATATATTATTGTAAATAAATACAAAAACATAATACCAAACTACTCTAGTAAACATAAAGGATTTATTCCTCGTATGGTGAATCCTGCTTCAGAAAAGCACTACAAAGCTATTGCAGGAATTCCTGCCCGTAGTAAAAGACGACCAACGTTTTTAGAAAATATGAAATTCATGATTGATTACCAATTTGGATATATGTATGGTCGTTATTTTATGTGGAATTTTGTTGGCCGTCAAAATGATGTTCAAGGACATTTAGATATTGAGAACGGTAACTGGTTAAGCGGAATTGATTTTATTGACGAAATGCGTTTAGGATCTCAACAAAGCTTACCTGATGATATTAAAAACAACAAAGGTCGTAATAAATATTTCTTTTTACCTTTAATACTAGGTCTGCTAGGTTTATTTTATCAATCTAAAAAAGATAAGAAGAATTTATATACCCTTGCATTGTTCTTTGCTTTTACAGGTTTTGCTATTATTTTTTACACAAACCCTAAACCTTTTGAACCTAGAGAGCGTGACTATGCGGTTGTTGGTTCTTTTTATGTATTTGCAATTTGGATAGGTTTTGGAGTATTCGCATTATATGATTACCTAAAAGACTATGCAAACAAAAGAACTGTAGCTATTGCCGTGTCAGTAGTTTCATTAATAACCGTACCCATATTAATGGGTGTTCAAAATTGGGATGACCACGATAGAGATGACCGTTACATTTCTCAATTAAACGCCCAAACCTATTTAGAAAGTTGTGACCCAAATGCCATAATTTTTACTATTGGAGATAATGACACTTTTCCGCTTTGGTACATGCAACAAGTAGAAGGTATACGAAGAGACATTAAGATTGTAAATACAAGCCTTTTTCAAACTGACTGGTATATTGACCAGATGAAAAAGAAAACATATGAAGCTGATCCTATTCCGTCACAACTAACACATGATCAATATAAATACGGAACCTTAGATTTAGCATATCACATTCCTCATCCAAGATTTAAAGATTCTATTATTTCTATTAAAAATTTTATGAGATGGATTGAGAGCAGCAACGATGCAACTTATTATATTGACGAAGAGAACGATGTTAGAGAAAAGTTTTACCCAACAAATAGAATTCGAATTCCTGTTAATAAAGAAAATGTTTTAAAAACAGGATTAGTAGCAGAGAAAGATACTGGTAAAATTTTAGATTATATAGACATTACTGTTGACCAACAAGGATTGGCTAAAAACAGAATTTTAATGCTCGATATTTTAAATAATTTCGAATGGAAACGCCCTATTTATTTTACTGGGGGTGCCAATGCTGATGAAGAATATATTTGGCTAAAAGACTATTTACAGCTAGATGGAATGTCTTATAAACTAGTACCGATTAAAACTTCAAACAAAGGAAAATCGATGTTTGACATGGGACGTATTGATACTAAGAAAATGTATGACAATGTTAAAAAATGGGATTGGAAAACCATAAATAATGGTAAAATTTATTTAGACGAACAAAGTAAGCGCAACGCTATATCTATTCGTAATAATTTAATGCGTTTATCTGAAGAGTTTTTAAAGGAAGGTGATTCTGTAAACGCTAAAGATGTTTTAGATTTATCTCTTTACAAAATGCCTATTAGAGATTTTGATCATTATAGTATTTCTTTAGGCTACCCAGAATTATATTATCGCATGGGTGATATCGATAAAGCACACGAAACTGTAGAAACACTAATCGATATTTTTCAACAAAAACTAAAATACTACAGCACTTTTAATGATTCTGATTTAATTCTTGATAATTTAGAAACAAGCTTATACATGTACCAAAACATAATTCAACAAGTTACAAAGTATGATAACGATACGGAGTATGGTAAAAAAGCCTTTGAGGAATATGTAAATCATGCTCGTTTATTTAAACACTTAATGTCTGATGAAGAACAACTCCCACAACAGCCTCATCAACAACTAGACACAATTAAGCCTTAG
- a CDS encoding co-chaperone YbbN, with the protein MTKFGEIISTNKPVLIDFYSDWNEFEPSLDTLRDVAAALGDKAKVIKIDIKKNEILAGALRVKGNPTFIIYKGGEMKWRQTGEQDANTLIGLVQQYV; encoded by the coding sequence ATGACAAAGTTTGGTGAAATAATAAGTACTAATAAACCTGTTCTAATTGATTTTTATTCAGACTGGAACGAGTTTGAGCCTAGTTTAGATACACTACGTGATGTTGCGGCTGCTTTAGGAGATAAAGCGAAAGTAATTAAAATTGATATTAAAAAGAATGAAATTTTAGCTGGTGCTTTGCGTGTTAAAGGAAATCCAACATTTATCATTTATAAAGGAGGTGAGATGAAATGGCGTCAAACTGGAGAGCAAGATGCTAATACCTTAATTGGTTTAGTACAGCAATATGTTTAA
- a CDS encoding metallophosphoesterase, which produces MSRWLVTIIIISLLIIVFEAYAFQAIKTVTKNKFIRYGWLLAGVIPYVNFFYVVLSSDRSSGQTRQFQWAFGMLLIVLLPKLFILLIMFGEDVVRWLQKGFSYLSSTETKPLPGRRSFVAKLALGIAAIPFASILYGIFKGKYNYKVIKYQLSFKDLPAAFDGFTITQVTDIHSGSFTDKEEIEYGVDLINKQKSDMILFTGDLVNNFAHEMDDWIDVFKKLDAPVGKYSILGNHDYGDYSKWKNDQDKEANFKAIKELHPKIGFDLLLNENRYIEKDGQKIALVGVENWGKGFNKKGDLNKASEGVHKDDFKVLMSHDPSHWEYKIKEDDFNYQLTLSGHTHGLQFGIEIPGWFKWSPSQYVYKQWAGLYEEFGRYINVNRGFGYHAFPGRVGIWPEITVIELKKV; this is translated from the coding sequence ATGTCTCGTTGGTTGGTAACAATTATAATTATTTCATTGCTTATTATTGTATTTGAGGCGTATGCTTTTCAGGCAATAAAAACGGTAACAAAAAATAAATTTATTCGCTACGGATGGTTACTTGCAGGTGTAATACCGTATGTTAATTTTTTTTATGTAGTACTTTCTTCAGATAGGAGTTCAGGGCAAACAAGGCAGTTTCAATGGGCCTTCGGGATGCTTTTAATAGTATTGCTTCCCAAGTTATTTATTTTGTTAATTATGTTCGGAGAGGATGTGGTAAGATGGCTTCAAAAGGGCTTTTCTTATTTGTCATCAACAGAAACAAAACCTTTACCAGGTAGAAGAAGCTTCGTTGCAAAATTAGCTTTGGGTATTGCTGCAATACCTTTTGCAAGTATTCTTTATGGTATTTTTAAAGGGAAGTATAATTATAAAGTAATAAAATATCAGTTGTCTTTTAAAGATTTACCAGCAGCTTTTGATGGATTTACAATTACACAAGTTACCGATATACATTCAGGAAGTTTTACTGATAAAGAAGAAATAGAATATGGTGTTGATTTAATAAATAAACAAAAATCAGATATGATTTTATTTACAGGTGATCTTGTAAATAATTTTGCACATGAAATGGATGATTGGATTGATGTATTTAAAAAATTAGACGCTCCAGTTGGGAAATATTCTATTCTTGGTAACCACGATTATGGAGATTATTCAAAATGGAAAAACGACCAAGATAAAGAAGCTAATTTTAAAGCAATAAAAGAATTGCATCCTAAAATAGGTTTCGATTTATTGTTAAATGAGAATAGATATATAGAAAAAGATGGTCAAAAAATAGCTTTGGTTGGTGTAGAAAATTGGGGAAAAGGATTTAATAAGAAAGGAGACCTTAATAAAGCTTCAGAAGGAGTTCATAAAGATGATTTTAAGGTGTTAATGAGTCATGATCCAAGTCATTGGGAATATAAGATTAAAGAAGATGATTTTAATTATCAACTAACATTAAGTGGTCATACTCATGGATTGCAATTTGGAATTGAAATACCAGGGTGGTTTAAGTGGAGTCCATCACAATATGTGTACAAACAATGGGCAGGCTTGTATGAGGAGTTTGGTAGGTATATTAATGTTAACAGAGGGTTCGGTTATCATGCGTTTCCAGGGAGGGTAGGTATTTGGCCAGAGATTACTGTAATTGAGTTAAAAAAGGTTTGA